The genomic region CGCGGCCAGCGCCCGGTGGTGCAGTCCGGGCCCGAAGGTGACGCGGGTGGCGCCGAGTTCGCCGAGTTCCCGCGGTGACGGCCCGTCCGGTACGCAGAGCGCGTTGAGCGGAGCCCCGATCCCGGCCGCCAGTTCGGGGAGTTGGCCGGGCGGCGCCGCGATCGGGTAGACGCAGTCGGCGCCCGCCGCGAGGTACTGACGGGCGCGGACGACGGTCCGCGCCGGATCGCGCACCCCGCGGAGATATGTGTCCACGCGGGCGTTGACGAACAGCGCGCCGCCCGCCGCCCCCCGCACCTCCGCGAGCCGGTCGGCCTGCTCACCGGCGTCGCGCAGGACGCCGTCCGTGGAGTCCTCCAGGTTGCAGCCGACAGCGCCGGTGTCGGCGAGCCGGGCCACCAGCTCCTTCGGCGGCAGGCCGTAGCCGTCCTCGATGTCCGCCGACACGAGGACGCCGAAACTCTCGACGGCCCGGACGATACGGGCGATCGCGGCGAACATCTCCTCGGCCGGGGTCTGCCCGTCCGCGTATCCGAGCGAGGCCGCCACCCCGGCGCTCGGAGTGGCGAGCGCCGGGAA from Streptomyces sp. NBC_01267 harbors:
- a CDS encoding isocitrate lyase/PEP mutase family protein — protein: MTDFRSLHLGRSPADPLVLPGPWDAASARVFAEAGFPALATPSAGVAASLGYADGQTPAEEMFAAIARIVRAVESFGVLVSADIEDGYGLPPKELVARLADTGAVGCNLEDSTDGVLRDAGEQADRLAEVRGAAGGALFVNARVDTYLRGVRDPARTVVRARQYLAAGADCVYPIAAPPGQLPELAAGIGAPLNALCVPDGPSPRELGELGATRVTFGPGLHHRALAAVRDMAGQLSGGTR